The genomic DNA GATTCATAAACTTTACAATAGCTGGGTTAGGAGGGGAAAGAAGGTCCTCGACAGCTATTCATGGCTGGGCATGGTCCCAACTGGATGCAGCATCTCGTTCAGCTTAGGCTTTGATACCGGTAGCTCCAGTGTTACCTGTTGAGAATGGTTGGAAATGAACAATGCATTAATGATGCCTAAATTGACACAGAGATGACAATCTACTACATCAGAAATTCCAGTTCCTTTGTGTAGTAATGTGCTATCGGTTAACAAAGCGTGCTAAAGTTCTTGAGCTGACAGTAAGATTAGAGAACTTACCTCTTTGAAGATTTCACTGCGAGAAGCCTCCTCAAAACCCTGCAAGCGACATCGTGAATCTCAGTCAGCCTAGAAAAAACAAGAAGCATTAAGTTCATATGTCATGAAGATATAATGCATGTTGGATAGGATAGGAGCATCAGGAGGTTTTTCCTTCTATTCCATGGATTCACAACACAAGTGTTCGACCAAAAGTTAGTCCACATACATAATGTAAAAAAAGCAcatacagagagagagagagaaacagacagacagacaaaCCAATTTCCGGAACATATTGAGAGATGCTCCATTTGAATCTCCAATTTTCACCCGGAATCTCTGGATCTCAAGATTCTTGACGGCAAAATCCATCATCAAAAGCACTGATTCCTTTCCAAGTCCTTTGCCACGGCTGGGCTAGATGCGATGATAAGAAATGCAATTACGAACTCATAATAGACAAACACACGTTCATCAAAGTAAACTAGGAGACAGGCAAGGAAATAGTACGTGGAGAACATCCAATTGCCTCACACAGGAATTGTTTGCAACTTTCACAGGCAACAAAATGCATGGCAGCAGTCTCTTTTCAAATGTTAAAAGAATACACATAATCAAATACTCTTCTCCTCTGGAAATCATTAATTCAGATTCTTTTACTTGGGAAAGATAATGAGAAAATTCGCCACAGGTCACACACATTTCATTTGTGACTTTGCACGTAATTGTGCAGTATCCAAACATAAAATtgtaacaaaatttatgactcAAAAGGACTAATTTATGCAACTAAAAAAGTGAACCGACCGAGACCCAAACAGAATAAAAAAACGATGAGTAGACCACCTAAATATGAGTACACACATAACGACGTTAATGATGATATTGGATGCCTATAAATGACAAACTTGATAAGTCCATGCTAGAAAAAGGGTAACAACTACCTTTTGGGCTCAGCAATCATTATTTCAATCTCAGCCATGTGGGGGTCATCCAAGTCATTCATGTAGATATTCACATCACCAACCATTGCTGCAATTTCAATGGAGAATAAGTCACTTGTCTATTGGAAAGTAAGAATGGAAAACGAGCTGCCTCTCTATTAAGAAAACAGCATGGAAGATAAGAGGGAAACAAATTAACCACAGCAGTCCAATATCAAATCCACTTTTACATTTCCCTCatcttttttccacaattgcAAGATCTTTCTCCAAACATGTTGAAGATATATCCTCATAAAACCATTAGCACATACATACAGCAGCTTTATAACAATAACGTCATCTTTTTATTGAAGTGAACTGCAATGAATTCAACATAAACCTAAGATATACCTGCTCCAATACTATAAGCTAGAAAACTCACTCAGAATGCCAAAAAACTTAGTACATTCAAGTTCAAATGTCGACCAACAACTAGCAGAGATTCATTATCTTATCAAAAGTGTTACACTAGCAGCTTCTCCACAAAGCTCAGATTTTCTCAGACTAACAAAGATCCTAATCTCATGCTAATTTCCGACCATGAATAATTTTGTTACTGTAGCACTGAAGAACAGAAGTAAAACTCGAGCAGGAAGAGTCTTTGTGAAATAATGAAATTCAACCATTAAAAGTTTCACCTTCCCACAAACTTCAATCTAGCCAGCAACCCCGTTATGTATAAGACCAATCATGCAAACTCTGTGCCAAAATGTATCCCACTCTTGCATCAAAGTCTAGTTCCTTGTAGCCTGAATAAGCTCGATAAACACAATAGCTCCCCTCTGATATCTTCAGATTCGACAGAATGATACATATTTCCACTAAAAGACGTATTTTTTCTCCCTTTCATTTTCTCCTTATGGCAAAACATGGTAAGAAAGCCAGTGAAGCTGGAACTTATCAGTTGGGAACAATCAGGGTTTAAGCAGAGAACTGACCTTCGACATGGGGTTCTCCACGCATGAATTCCCCCTCCACCAGATCCTTGTCCAATATGATGAACGTCTGCTCTGCAAAACCCATCTCGAAAGACTCATTACGCTTGCAATCGATCGTGATTACATCTCAAAGTCGTGATCGCGCTTCCGATCAGCCCTCGGAAGTGAGACAAGGCGATCGAATCAACGAGGCACTGAAGCATCCAAGCCAATCACAGAGCGAGCGatagagagagtgagagaagGTTAGCGTACTGAGGGGGTCGAGGGTCCAGGACCGCTGCATTTGGTACTCTTCGTCTAGAGAGAGGGGCTCAGAGCCGGTGGCCTGAAGGAGAGCCGGATCCTGCATCCACTG from Punica granatum isolate Tunisia-2019 chromosome 2, ASM765513v2, whole genome shotgun sequence includes the following:
- the LOC116196160 gene encoding N-acetyltransferase 9-like protein isoform X1, which gives rise to MGMDATVDGEKVILVPYTAEHVPKYHQWMQDPALLQATGSEPLSLDEEYQMQRSWTLDPLKQTFIILDKDLVEGEFMRGEPHVEAMVGDVNIYMNDLDDPHMAEIEIMIAEPKSRGKGLGKESVLLMMDFAVKNLEIQRFRVKIGDSNGASLNMFRKLVCLSGFEEASRSEIFKEVTLELPVSKPKLNEMLHPVGTMPSHE
- the LOC116196160 gene encoding N-acetyltransferase 9-like protein isoform X2, yielding MGMDATVDGEKVILVPYTAEHVPKYHQWMQDPALLQATGSEPLSLDEEYQMQRSWTLDPLKQTFIILDKDLVEGEFMRGEPHVEAMVGDVNIYMNDLDDPHMAEIEIMIAEPKSRGKGLGKESVLLMMDFAVKNLEIQRFRVKIGDSNGASLNMFRKLGFEEASRSEIFKEVTLELPVSKPKLNEMLHPVGTMPSHE
- the LOC116196160 gene encoding N-acetyltransferase 9-like protein isoform X3; translated protein: MGMDATVDGEKVILVPYTAEHVPKYHQWMQDPALLQATGSEPLSLDEEYQMQRSWTLDPLKQTFIILDKDLVEGEFMRGEPHVEAMVGDVNIYMNDLDDPHMAEIEIMIAEPKSRGKGLGKESVLLMMDFAVKNLEIQRFRVKIGDSNGASLNMFRKLVCLVLRRLLAVKSSKR